One Falco peregrinus isolate bFalPer1 chromosome 7, bFalPer1.pri, whole genome shotgun sequence genomic window, CCCAAAACTTCCTATTTATGTTCCTATTTCTGTCCTCCACTCAAAGTaagttttcttggttttcctcACTTCTCATTGTGCATGTGTAACTGTGGTGAAGTTCTGGCATAACTTCAGTTGCATATTTCTGTTCATTCAAACTTTAATATAGAATAGCATCCATACCTCCCCCACCCTGTCCCCTTTCTGTTTATCTGAGTGGTTCATGCTGCATGTCACAAACCAGCTTTGTCTATCCACCTGCATTGTGTGGAACAGATCTCTCCAtcccttttaaataaatgacGTTACCTGCAGAAATTGCTGACTGCATGCTTGGCTTGGTTCCTGGCATCATTCTGGTCTTCCCCACCAGCGACATAGAGAAATCCATCCATCACCGTGACACACTGGTTAAAACTTTTAGCAGGCATTTCACTCAGCTTCTTCCATCCGCTTTCAGGATCTCTGTATAAGATGTCTCTGCTAAGAGACTTTTCGGTTAGAGCAGGACGTCCCCCAACAGTGACTAAGACTCTGAAACCTCCACGGATTCTTGTTCTTCTGGACTGAAGTGTGTTCTGGTGATAGGGAAGCAAATGATAGTTCATGGCATCCACCAGGAGCTTATGGCATTCTGCATCTTGCATCATTCTTGGCACAGTTTGAACATAATTGACAAGGTCTTGGGCTGAGATGGTACCAAAACGGATGTTACTTAAGAGATCGGCAGcaaattttactcttttttggTCAAATTCCAGCCATTTTATTGCAATCTGGAATGCAAGAATTTCAGAAGGCAACTGCAAGTCATCATCTGCAAGAAGTTCATTAATCTGATCAAAAGTAAGTTTCAAGAACtgatctgtttctgaaaattcaaTGAAGTTGTCTCTAATAAATTTGTGTGCTgcttccttggttttttttagtcCGTATGTTTCTGCAATATTGGCAATGTACATACAGTTCTCAACACTGATTTCTTGGATTAGAAAATCACAGCACATCTTTACAAGGGTGTGAATCTGTAGATAAATTGCTGTGGAAATAATACTACCTATTGTATAAAGTGAGAGAGTAAGTTTTCCAGTGTAAGCATAGGTGATAACAGTAGCTAGACCCAATGGGGATACATCATTGAGGTCTACTCTTTGAGTGGATGGATCTTTCTGTAAGATACTGTGAAAGTAGTCACTGCATGAAGCCATCACCACCTTATGAACACTGAAGGATTTGGTTTTGGTACTGATAGTCAAGtcacaaagaaaattttcttgtCTCATTCTGCTTAGACCTTCCAAGAGATTTGGGCTATACGATGGGTCAGAAACTTCAGATGAGATGCAGCTGAAACCATTTCCTCCATCTAAGAGTCCATTCAAGCCATTTAGTTTGCTGAGGGGGCCATCTTCCACAATGATCGTCATTTCATTGATatctgctttgttctttttcacaTTCTTCTTCTTAGGGGCCATGACTGCAATGAAATATTACAGCCAAGagtttgctaaaaataaaattaaaacatttagaGCTACACTGCAGTTGTGAAATTTAATAGCTATGTGATTATGCAACAAACCTAATCTTtgtctctctctatatatatgccacaaaaccaaaacacacaggaaaatcTATCTTTCTAAGAACTATTATATTGTCCTAGATTGTAGTGTGGCTGCTGATTAATACCAACCAATACTCAAACTGTGAAAATTATATCTAcaagtaattattatttttttttaaatagcaaggTCATAAATTCACATTCACCAATTATCACCACACTGAAAGAGTTAAATTCTCTAAATGAGTTTGCCAGAATATAAAATCTGGTAAATATATACTTAAATCAGCCAGGTTCTAGACCTTGAATTCATTAGTCTGAAGCATAGGAAAGATACAGACCACCAGTTTTGTTCATCCTTACTCCAGGGCTAGTACAGACTTACAGGCAAGTTCAGAATTTGACAAGGAAATATTAAGAATGGGAGAaattcttaacaaaaaaaaagcaagataagacataaagagaaagcaaattttagTACGTTGTCAT contains:
- the KLHL31 gene encoding kelch-like protein 31, whose amino-acid sequence is MAPKKKNVKKNKADINEMTIIVEDGPLSKLNGLNGLLDGGNGFSCISSEVSDPSYSPNLLEGLSRMRQENFLCDLTISTKTKSFSVHKVVMASCSDYFHSILQKDPSTQRVDLNDVSPLGLATVITYAYTGKLTLSLYTIGSIISTAIYLQIHTLVKMCCDFLIQEISVENCMYIANIAETYGLKKTKEAAHKFIRDNFIEFSETDQFLKLTFDQINELLADDDLQLPSEILAFQIAIKWLEFDQKRVKFAADLLSNIRFGTISAQDLVNYVQTVPRMMQDAECHKLLVDAMNYHLLPYHQNTLQSRRTRIRGGFRVLVTVGGRPALTEKSLSRDILYRDPESGWKKLSEMPAKSFNQCVTVMDGFLYVAGGEDQNDARNQAKHAVSNFCRYDPRFNTWIHLANMNQRRTHFSLNVFNGLLFAVGGRNSEGCLSSVECYVPATNQWQMKAPLEVPRCCHASALVDGRILVTGGYINNAYSRSVCMYDPSKDSWQDKSSLSTPRGWHCAVSLLERVYVMGGSQLGGRAERVDVLPVECYSPYTGQWNYVAPLQTGVSTAGASTLNGKIYLVGGWNEIEKKYKKCIQCYNPDLNEWTEEDELPEATVGISCCTISMPNTKTRESRASSVSSVPVSI